Proteins encoded within one genomic window of Mycolicibacterium monacense:
- a CDS encoding aminoglycoside phosphotransferase family protein yields the protein MTVELPAAVRAMSARGPDWARWVETLPRETEGQLREWELRVDGAPTHGTTSLVIPVRTSHGRPAVLKLGFPDDESEHEHLALRRWAGHGAVRLLSARPHRRAVLLERLHDRDLSTLSDIEACAVVCDLYRRIHVPALPQLRTLTTWLESRRAELAALPRNTPLPRRLVEQALTLTGDLGNDPASVGTLVHTDLHYGNVLAGDAQPWVVIDPKPLDGDPHFEIAPMLWNRWDELAGDVRDGVRRRFHAIVDAAGFDEDRARAWVVVRMVHNAVWELQQAAHPDPRWLTVCVAVAKAVQD from the coding sequence GTGACCGTCGAACTGCCCGCCGCGGTGCGGGCGATGTCCGCGCGCGGCCCGGACTGGGCGCGGTGGGTGGAGACGTTGCCCCGCGAGACCGAGGGCCAACTGCGCGAGTGGGAGTTGCGCGTCGACGGGGCGCCCACCCACGGAACGACTTCCCTTGTGATACCGGTCCGTACGTCGCACGGCCGGCCGGCGGTACTCAAGCTCGGTTTCCCCGACGACGAGTCCGAACACGAACACCTCGCGTTGCGCCGATGGGCCGGCCACGGCGCGGTGCGCCTGCTCAGCGCCCGGCCGCACCGCCGCGCGGTGCTGCTCGAACGGCTCCACGACCGCGACCTGAGCACGCTGTCCGACATCGAGGCCTGTGCCGTTGTCTGCGATCTGTATCGCCGCATCCACGTCCCGGCGCTTCCCCAGTTACGCACGCTCACAACGTGGTTGGAGTCACGCAGGGCCGAGCTGGCGGCCCTCCCCCGCAACACCCCGCTGCCGCGCCGGCTCGTCGAACAGGCGCTCACCCTGACAGGTGACCTGGGAAACGACCCGGCCTCCGTCGGCACGCTCGTCCACACCGACCTGCACTACGGAAACGTGTTGGCCGGCGATGCCCAGCCGTGGGTGGTCATCGACCCGAAACCACTCGACGGCGACCCGCACTTCGAGATCGCACCGATGTTGTGGAACCGCTGGGACGAGTTGGCCGGCGACGTGCGCGACGGGGTGCGGCGCCGCTTCCACGCCATCGTCGACGCCGCCGGTTTCGACGAGGACCGGGCGCGCGCCTGGGTCGTCGTGCGCATGGTGCACAACGCGGTGTGGGAACTGCAGCAGGCGGCACATCCCGACCCGCGCTGGCTCACCGTGTGCGTCGCGGTGGCCAAGGCTGTTCAGGACTGA
- the katG gene encoding catalase/peroxidase HPI, with amino-acid sequence MSSDTSDTRPPHSDSGTQSNSESENPIIDSPEPKAHAPLTNKDWWPEQVDVSVLHKQNDKGNPLGEDFNYAEAFAQLDLEAFKRDVIEVIQTSQDWWPADYGNYAGLFIRMSWHAAGTYRIFDGRGGAGQGSQRFAPLNSWPDNANLDKARRLLWPIKQKYGNKISWADLIAYAGNAALEQSGFKTAGFAFGREDIWEPEEMLWGQEDTWLGTDKRYGGTNEDKRELAEPFGATTMGLIYVNPEGPEGKPDPLAAAHDIRETFGRMAMNDEETAALIVGGHTLGKTHGAADVNVGPEPEGAPIEEQGLGWKCPFGTGNANDTVTSGLEVIWTGTNSEWSNRYLEILYGNEWELTKSPAGAWQFEAKNAEATIPDPFGGPPRKPTMLVTDVSMREDPIYGQITRRWLDHPEEMDEAFAKAWYKLMHRDMGPISRYLGPWVAEPEIWQDPVPDVDHELVDESDIASLKSKVLESGLTVQQLVKTAWASASSFRGTDKRGGANGARVRLEPQRSWEGNEPAELAKVLPTLEQIQQDFNASASGGKKISLADLIVLAGSAAVEKAAKDAGYEIDVHFAPGRTDASQEQTDVESFAVLETKADGFRNYIRPGQKTSVEKLLVEKAYLLDLTAPEMTALLGGLRVLNVNHGGSKHGVFTNSPGALSNDFFVNLLDMNTAWKPSENTENVFEGRDRATGEIKWTATANDLVFGSNSVLRGIAEVYAQDDSKDKFVEDFVAAWVKVMNNDRFDLEKF; translated from the coding sequence GTGTCATCCGATACCTCCGATACCCGCCCCCCGCACTCTGACTCCGGAACCCAAAGCAACAGCGAGTCGGAGAACCCGATCATCGACTCGCCCGAGCCCAAGGCGCACGCCCCGCTCACCAACAAGGACTGGTGGCCCGAGCAGGTCGACGTGTCCGTGCTGCACAAGCAGAACGACAAGGGCAACCCGCTCGGTGAGGACTTCAACTACGCCGAGGCGTTCGCGCAGCTCGACCTCGAAGCGTTCAAACGCGACGTCATCGAGGTCATCCAGACCTCGCAGGACTGGTGGCCGGCCGACTACGGCAACTACGCCGGCCTGTTCATCCGGATGAGCTGGCACGCCGCAGGCACCTACCGCATCTTCGACGGTCGCGGTGGCGCCGGGCAGGGCTCGCAGCGCTTCGCCCCGCTCAACAGCTGGCCCGACAATGCCAACCTGGACAAGGCCCGCCGGCTGCTGTGGCCGATCAAACAGAAGTACGGCAACAAGATTTCCTGGGCCGACCTGATCGCCTACGCCGGCAACGCCGCGCTCGAGCAGTCCGGGTTCAAGACGGCCGGCTTCGCATTCGGCCGCGAAGACATCTGGGAGCCCGAGGAAATGCTGTGGGGCCAGGAGGACACCTGGCTGGGCACCGACAAGCGGTACGGCGGCACCAACGAGGACAAGCGTGAGCTCGCCGAGCCGTTCGGCGCCACCACGATGGGCCTGATCTACGTCAATCCCGAAGGGCCCGAAGGCAAGCCGGATCCGTTGGCCGCAGCGCACGACATCCGCGAGACGTTCGGCCGCATGGCGATGAACGACGAGGAGACCGCCGCTCTGATCGTCGGCGGCCACACCCTCGGCAAGACCCACGGTGCTGCCGACGTGAACGTCGGACCCGAACCCGAAGGCGCTCCGATCGAGGAGCAGGGTCTGGGCTGGAAGTGCCCCTTCGGCACCGGCAACGCCAACGACACCGTCACCAGCGGTCTCGAGGTGATCTGGACGGGCACCAACTCGGAGTGGAGCAACCGCTACCTCGAGATCCTGTACGGCAACGAATGGGAGCTGACCAAGAGCCCTGCCGGCGCATGGCAGTTCGAGGCCAAGAACGCCGAGGCGACCATCCCCGATCCGTTCGGCGGCCCGCCGCGCAAGCCCACGATGCTGGTCACCGACGTGTCGATGCGTGAGGATCCGATCTACGGCCAGATCACCCGCCGCTGGCTCGACCATCCCGAAGAGATGGACGAGGCGTTCGCGAAGGCCTGGTACAAGCTGATGCACCGCGACATGGGGCCGATCAGCCGCTACCTCGGCCCGTGGGTCGCCGAGCCCGAGATCTGGCAGGACCCGGTGCCGGACGTCGACCACGAACTGGTCGACGAGTCGGACATCGCCTCGCTCAAGAGCAAGGTGCTGGAGTCCGGTCTGACGGTGCAGCAGCTGGTCAAGACCGCCTGGGCGTCGGCGTCGAGCTTCCGCGGCACCGACAAGCGCGGCGGCGCCAACGGGGCACGGGTGCGCCTGGAACCGCAGCGCAGCTGGGAGGGCAACGAGCCGGCCGAGCTGGCCAAGGTGCTGCCGACGCTCGAGCAGATCCAGCAGGACTTCAACGCCTCGGCTTCCGGCGGCAAGAAGATCTCGCTGGCCGACCTGATCGTCTTGGCCGGTTCCGCCGCGGTCGAAAAGGCCGCCAAAGACGCCGGATACGAGATCGACGTACACTTCGCGCCAGGCCGCACCGATGCGTCGCAGGAACAGACCGACGTCGAATCGTTCGCGGTGCTCGAGACGAAGGCCGACGGGTTCCGCAACTACATCCGGCCGGGCCAGAAGACGTCGGTCGAGAAGCTGCTGGTGGAGAAGGCCTACCTCCTGGACCTGACCGCGCCGGAGATGACCGCACTCCTCGGTGGTCTGCGGGTGCTCAACGTCAACCACGGTGGCTCCAAGCACGGCGTGTTCACGAACTCGCCGGGCGCGCTGAGCAACGACTTCTTCGTCAACCTGCTCGACATGAACACCGCGTGGAAGCCGTCGGAAAACACCGAGAACGTCTTCGAGGGTCGTGACCGCGCCACCGGTGAGATCAAGTGGACGGCAACCGCCAACGACCTGGTGTTCGGCTCGAACTCGGTGCTGCGCGGCATCGCCGAGGTCTACGCGCAGGACGACAGCAAGGACAAGTTCGTCGAGGACTTCGTCGCGGCCTGGGTCAAGGTGATGAACAACGACCGGTTCGATCTCGAGAAGTTCTGA
- a CDS encoding Fur family transcriptional regulator, which translates to MSSSSEYVDQLRGADLRVTRPRVAVLEAVHAHPHADTETIFATVRSSLPDVSRQAVYDVLHALTGARLIRRMQPSGSVARYETRVGDNHHHVVCRSCGTIADVDCAVGEAPCLMPSEHDALDGFVLDEAEVIYWGVCPDCAAESSTADSSRSHP; encoded by the coding sequence GTGTCGTCGTCGTCCGAGTACGTGGACCAGTTGCGGGGCGCGGATCTGCGCGTCACCCGTCCCCGGGTCGCCGTGCTGGAAGCGGTCCACGCCCACCCCCACGCAGACACCGAGACCATCTTCGCCACCGTCCGGTCCAGTCTGCCGGACGTATCGCGGCAGGCGGTCTACGACGTGCTGCACGCCCTGACCGGCGCCCGTTTGATCCGGCGGATGCAACCGTCCGGTTCGGTCGCCCGGTACGAGACCCGCGTCGGCGACAACCACCACCACGTGGTGTGCCGCTCGTGCGGGACGATCGCCGACGTGGACTGCGCGGTGGGCGAAGCCCCGTGCCTGATGCCGTCCGAACACGACGCTCTCGACGGCTTCGTCCTCGACGAGGCCGAAGTCATCTACTGGGGCGTCTGCCCCGACTGCGCCGCCGAGAGTTCCACCGCAGATAGTTCCCGATCACATCCGTGA
- a CDS encoding type II toxin-antitoxin system Rv0910 family toxin, translated as MAKLELTRELSLDPDDAWTHASNLAELGDWLVMHEGWRSELPDELTVGTTIVGVAGAKGMRNRVTWTIKQVDPPTLLQVDGKGVGGTKYGMKMAVRPTSSGCAFTVTLELGGAPLFGPIGAAAARAVKGDIERSISRFEELYV; from the coding sequence GTGGCCAAACTCGAGTTGACCCGCGAGCTGTCGCTGGATCCGGACGACGCCTGGACGCATGCCTCCAACCTCGCCGAACTGGGGGACTGGCTCGTCATGCACGAGGGCTGGCGCAGCGAGCTGCCCGACGAGCTCACGGTGGGCACGACCATCGTCGGTGTGGCCGGCGCCAAGGGCATGCGCAACCGGGTCACCTGGACCATCAAACAGGTGGATCCGCCCACGCTGCTGCAGGTCGACGGCAAGGGTGTGGGCGGCACCAAGTACGGCATGAAGATGGCGGTGCGCCCGACGTCGTCGGGCTGCGCGTTCACCGTCACCCTCGAACTCGGGGGCGCGCCCCTGTTCGGCCCGATCGGCGCCGCGGCCGCCCGCGCGGTCAAGGGCGACATCGAGCGGTCGATCAGCCGTTTCGAGGAGCTCTACGTCTGA
- a CDS encoding acyl-CoA carboxylase subunit beta, producing the protein MLRRRALTEDAARPEAVARRHEAGGRTARENIADLVDEGSFVEYGRFAIAAQRARRDLDDLIARTPADGLIAGTARIGGAACAVLSYDYTVLAGTQGALGHRKKDRLFDLIERMRLPTVFFAEGGGGRPGDTDFPVASSLDVRAFKLWAGLSGLVPRIAVVKGRCFAGNAVIAGCADLIVATSDTSIGMGGPAMIAGGGLGDVPPDAVGPITTQEPNGVVDIVVDDEAQAVAVARTLIGYFGGPAAPGEAPDQSALRTAVPERARRAYDVAPIIRTLADDGSATFLRERFAREMVTALIRIEGRPVGVLANDTRFMAGAITAAASDKAARFLQLCDAFDIPVLSLVDCPGYMVGPAAEAEALVRRGSRLLVAGAALQVPLIAVVLRRGYGLGAQAMTGGGLHEPLLTVAWPGAHLGPMGLEGAVRLGLRKELEAIADDAEREEAVRRATAAAEDNAKALNAAAVFEIDDVIDPAETRSLVAATLAAASAAPRERHPHRFVDTW; encoded by the coding sequence TTGTTGCGCCGCCGCGCGCTGACCGAGGACGCCGCACGCCCGGAGGCGGTCGCGCGCCGGCACGAAGCCGGTGGGCGCACGGCGCGCGAGAACATCGCCGATCTGGTCGACGAGGGATCGTTCGTCGAGTACGGCCGGTTCGCGATCGCCGCCCAGCGGGCGCGTCGCGACCTCGACGACCTGATCGCCCGCACCCCCGCAGACGGGCTGATCGCCGGGACGGCACGGATCGGCGGCGCCGCCTGCGCGGTCCTGTCGTACGACTACACCGTGCTGGCCGGCACTCAGGGTGCTCTGGGGCACCGTAAGAAGGATCGGCTGTTCGACCTGATCGAGCGGATGCGCCTGCCCACGGTGTTCTTCGCCGAAGGTGGCGGCGGACGCCCGGGGGACACCGACTTCCCGGTGGCGTCCTCGCTCGACGTCCGCGCGTTCAAGCTGTGGGCCGGGCTCTCGGGCCTCGTCCCCCGGATCGCGGTGGTCAAGGGTCGGTGTTTCGCGGGCAACGCTGTCATCGCGGGCTGCGCCGATCTCATCGTCGCGACGTCGGACACGTCCATCGGCATGGGTGGTCCGGCCATGATCGCCGGCGGCGGCCTCGGTGACGTACCGCCCGACGCGGTCGGACCCATCACTACGCAGGAACCCAACGGGGTGGTCGACATCGTGGTGGATGACGAGGCGCAGGCCGTCGCGGTCGCCAGGACACTCATCGGCTACTTCGGTGGGCCGGCCGCACCCGGCGAGGCCCCGGACCAGAGTGCTTTGCGCACAGCGGTTCCCGAGCGCGCGCGACGCGCCTACGATGTCGCGCCGATCATCCGGACTCTGGCCGACGACGGTTCCGCGACGTTCCTGCGCGAGCGCTTCGCCAGGGAGATGGTGACCGCGCTCATCCGCATCGAGGGCCGGCCCGTCGGTGTGCTGGCCAACGACACCCGCTTCATGGCCGGCGCCATCACCGCGGCGGCCTCGGACAAGGCGGCGCGCTTCCTGCAACTCTGCGACGCGTTCGACATCCCGGTGCTGTCGCTGGTCGACTGCCCGGGTTACATGGTGGGACCGGCCGCGGAGGCAGAAGCTCTGGTGCGCAGGGGATCTCGGCTCCTCGTCGCGGGTGCGGCATTGCAGGTGCCGTTGATCGCGGTGGTGTTGCGCCGAGGATACGGCCTGGGTGCGCAGGCGATGACCGGCGGCGGACTGCACGAACCGCTGCTGACGGTCGCCTGGCCGGGCGCGCATCTGGGTCCGATGGGGCTCGAAGGCGCTGTGCGGCTCGGCCTGCGCAAGGAACTCGAGGCGATCGCCGACGACGCGGAACGCGAGGAGGCGGTGCGGCGGGCCACCGCCGCGGCGGAGGACAACGCGAAGGCGCTCAACGCCGCCGCCGTCTTCGAGATCGACGACGTGATCGACCCGGCGGAGACCCGCAGCCTCGTCGCCGCCACCCTGGCCGCGGCCTCGGCCGCCCCACGCGAACGGCACCCGCACCGGTTCGTCGACACCTGGTGA
- a CDS encoding MOSC domain-containing protein gives MIVVALHTAKARRLPVRSVDEVVAEAGLGLVGDRYHGTRHRHVSIQSAELLDLAARDLGRDFDYGATRRNITVDAGDIPIRPGTRVRIGEVELEVVRILAPCRLLDDDIGAGAAAALRRRAGSACRILTSGTIRIGDAVTITEPPAEG, from the coding sequence GTGATCGTGGTCGCCCTGCACACCGCCAAGGCCCGTCGGCTGCCCGTCCGGTCGGTCGACGAGGTCGTCGCCGAAGCGGGCCTGGGACTGGTCGGTGACCGCTACCACGGCACCCGGCATCGACACGTCTCCATCCAGTCCGCCGAACTGCTCGACCTCGCGGCCCGTGATCTCGGACGCGATTTCGACTACGGGGCGACCCGCCGCAACATCACCGTGGACGCCGGCGACATCCCCATCCGGCCCGGAACCCGGGTGCGCATCGGCGAGGTCGAACTCGAAGTGGTGCGCATCCTCGCTCCGTGCCGGTTGCTCGACGACGACATCGGGGCGGGTGCGGCCGCGGCGCTGCGCAGGCGGGCGGGGTCGGCGTGCCGGATCCTCACCTCGGGCACGATCCGCATCGGCGACGCGGTGACGATCACGGAGCCGCCTGCCGAGGGCTGA
- a CDS encoding NADP-dependent oxidoreductase gives MPDPMNRQIVLRRRPVGLVEPSDTELVESPAPEPADGEALLRTTFVGIDAAIRTWLNDQRGYLPPVQLGEVIRAAGIGEVVRSRCDAFAVGDVVTTLTGFQEYAIIRDDLFSTPIAGREKVDQRAVMSVYGPTGATAYFGMTDIGQPRPGETVVVSAAAGATGSVAGQIAKIAGARVVGIAGGPLKCRTVVEDFGFDACIDYRSADLAAALKEHCPKGVDVYFDNVGGAILDAVLGRLAQNARVVLCGVISSYLTGEHPGPANYVNLLSRTALMQGFNALDQWGRFQEAFAALRSWDEQGLLVHREHVFEGIGSCVDALNGLFAGVNIGKMLVKIGEPTVQTG, from the coding sequence GTGCCGGACCCGATGAACCGCCAGATCGTGTTGCGTCGCCGCCCGGTCGGCCTGGTCGAGCCGTCAGACACCGAACTCGTCGAGTCACCGGCGCCCGAGCCCGCCGACGGCGAAGCGCTGTTGCGCACCACGTTCGTGGGCATCGACGCGGCGATCCGCACGTGGCTCAACGATCAGCGCGGCTACCTGCCCCCGGTGCAACTCGGTGAGGTGATCCGGGCGGCGGGGATCGGCGAGGTCGTGCGGTCGCGGTGTGACGCCTTCGCCGTCGGGGATGTCGTGACGACCCTGACGGGATTCCAGGAGTACGCGATCATCCGCGACGATCTGTTCAGCACGCCGATCGCGGGGCGGGAGAAGGTGGACCAGCGCGCGGTCATGTCGGTGTACGGGCCGACGGGCGCGACCGCCTACTTCGGTATGACTGACATCGGGCAGCCGCGGCCGGGGGAGACGGTCGTGGTGTCGGCGGCGGCCGGTGCGACCGGTTCGGTGGCCGGGCAGATCGCGAAGATCGCCGGTGCTCGCGTGGTGGGGATCGCCGGCGGTCCGCTGAAGTGCCGAACTGTGGTGGAGGACTTCGGATTTGACGCGTGCATCGACTACCGGTCGGCGGATCTGGCGGCGGCGCTCAAGGAGCACTGCCCCAAGGGGGTCGACGTCTACTTCGACAACGTCGGCGGGGCCATTCTCGACGCGGTGCTCGGACGGCTCGCGCAGAACGCCCGGGTGGTGCTGTGCGGGGTGATCTCCAGCTATCTCACCGGGGAACACCCCGGACCGGCCAATTACGTCAACCTGCTGTCGCGGACCGCGCTCATGCAGGGGTTCAACGCGCTCGATCAGTGGGGCCGTTTCCAGGAAGCGTTCGCCGCACTGCGCAGCTGGGATGAGCAGGGTCTGCTGGTGCACCGCGAACACGTCTTCGAGGGCATCGGCTCGTGCGTCGATGCGCTCAACGGGCTGTTCGCCGGGGTCAACATCGGCAAGATGCTCGTAAAGATCGGGGAACCGACCGTCCAAACGGGCTGA
- a CDS encoding DUF6480 family protein: protein MTAIPPDPEPAQTPDLESGGGVTPGATPPDSDQMSGIGKVEENPRRRITPGSVTTIVAVAVFALIFLAIAVVMVLNMTGVLD from the coding sequence ATGACTGCGATACCGCCCGACCCCGAGCCGGCGCAGACGCCGGACCTCGAATCCGGTGGTGGGGTGACGCCCGGCGCGACGCCGCCCGACTCGGACCAGATGTCGGGAATCGGAAAAGTCGAGGAGAACCCCCGACGCCGGATCACTCCGGGGTCGGTCACCACCATCGTGGCCGTCGCGGTGTTCGCGCTGATCTTCCTCGCCATCGCGGTCGTGATGGTGCTCAACATGACCGGTGTCCTCGACTGA
- the ripD gene encoding NlpC/P60 family peptidoglycan-binding protein RipD, which translates to MRRIYAVVICLALSLATAGTASAELFPLPTRNQQAVDLVIARALSQRGVPFAYGGGNTAGPTLGNPGGSSAPAPAAAPPGAIPVDGTNGAIPIAGLPAAAPALVLPEPPRPQVVGFDASGLMVYAFAGAGLKIPRTSGDQYLVGRKVLPSQALPGDLIFYGPNGTQSVAMFIGGGQMVEATDPVVQVSPVRTNNMAPYLVRYID; encoded by the coding sequence ATGAGGCGCATCTACGCCGTCGTCATCTGTCTGGCGCTGTCGTTGGCGACAGCGGGCACCGCGAGTGCGGAGCTTTTCCCGCTTCCGACCCGCAACCAACAGGCCGTCGACCTGGTGATCGCCCGCGCGCTCTCGCAGCGTGGCGTCCCCTTCGCCTACGGCGGCGGCAACACGGCGGGTCCGACGCTCGGCAACCCCGGGGGCAGCAGCGCCCCCGCACCGGCGGCGGCGCCGCCTGGGGCGATCCCGGTCGACGGCACCAACGGCGCCATCCCGATCGCGGGCCTCCCCGCTGCGGCGCCGGCCCTCGTGCTGCCCGAGCCGCCGCGGCCGCAGGTCGTCGGATTCGACGCCTCGGGTCTGATGGTCTACGCGTTCGCCGGCGCCGGGCTCAAGATCCCGCGGACCTCGGGCGACCAGTATCTTGTCGGGCGCAAGGTGCTGCCCTCCCAGGCGCTGCCCGGTGACCTGATCTTCTACGGCCCCAACGGCACACAGAGCGTCGCCATGTTCATCGGCGGCGGGCAGATGGTCGAGGCCACCGACCCCGTCGTGCAGGTCTCCCCGGTCCGCACCAACAACATGGCGCCGTACCTGGTGCGCTACATCGACTGA
- a CDS encoding DUF4185 domain-containing protein gives MRSRTSAAAHVGRIGALAVALGVGAAVTLGYGVAAADSSDSSGASSESSSQASPSKESSTEASEPDREATRSDDEDQTEDQTEDQTDEDDEALDDSGSDDPAEEEPAEEPQLEKPVEEPQLDDETETIPDTPRPSTPSNRGDDDPIEESAEDTAVIDADVEVVVEEPRAIETPAEPVADAPAQTAPDPADDVESADAPPPSVAPTPVAAVARTARSLPSAPPNLPKAFSGLLAAVGLAPLIANLPAAPAPPPALWALLASARREFERAFTRPVTTAPAQSTIVAAAVVTPYPTTLPSVNKGWVTGKVPNNFGIGGTDLGIMWDGGIRLGERFVHVAFGDTFANANMTGDWRSNVLLISTDNDLTNGLQLVQTGYAGRFIGPFKGRLGLFGSEVTQIPTSGIQIDGKQFVNFMSVKSWDTPGRWTTNYSAISIYDQSQDKWVLAPSTIRSAGWFRSSTRYVAGSQNFQQAAYVLQPEDQVGEDGVRYLYAFGTPSGRAGSAYVSRVAEGSVTDLSKYEYWDGSKWVRNRPAVAAPIIGDSKRSTGLFGFVVDWANDPKVFGGYLGGLFGAKTGGNVSEMSVQYNEYLGKYVVLYGDGNNNIRLRTADTPEGPWSAPVTVATSKQYPGLYAPMIHPWSGTGDLKDENDEPDLNNLYWNMSLWGDYNVVLMQTDLSPLKAVYV, from the coding sequence ATGAGATCCAGGACGAGCGCTGCCGCACACGTGGGCCGGATCGGCGCTCTCGCCGTGGCGCTGGGTGTCGGCGCTGCCGTGACCCTCGGGTACGGCGTCGCGGCGGCCGACTCGAGCGACTCATCGGGTGCGTCATCGGAGTCCTCATCCCAGGCGTCCCCGTCGAAGGAGTCGTCGACCGAGGCGTCGGAACCCGACCGGGAGGCGACCAGGTCCGACGACGAGGACCAGACCGAGGACCAGACCGAGGACCAGACCGACGAGGACGACGAGGCGCTCGACGACAGCGGCTCCGACGACCCCGCCGAAGAAGAGCCCGCCGAAGAGCCACAACTCGAAAAGCCGGTCGAGGAACCACAACTCGACGACGAGACCGAGACGATCCCCGACACGCCGCGGCCGTCCACACCGTCGAACAGAGGCGACGACGACCCGATCGAGGAAAGCGCCGAGGACACCGCTGTGATCGACGCCGACGTCGAGGTGGTGGTCGAGGAGCCCCGCGCCATCGAGACCCCGGCCGAACCGGTCGCCGACGCGCCGGCGCAAACAGCTCCCGATCCGGCCGATGACGTCGAGAGCGCGGACGCGCCGCCACCCAGCGTCGCCCCGACACCTGTGGCGGCCGTCGCGCGGACGGCCCGGTCGCTGCCGTCCGCCCCGCCGAACCTGCCCAAGGCGTTCTCCGGACTGCTCGCCGCCGTCGGCCTGGCTCCGCTGATCGCCAACCTTCCGGCCGCGCCCGCACCCCCGCCGGCGTTGTGGGCGCTGCTGGCCTCGGCGCGCCGGGAATTCGAGCGCGCATTCACCCGGCCGGTCACCACCGCGCCCGCGCAGTCGACCATCGTCGCCGCCGCGGTGGTCACTCCCTACCCCACCACCCTGCCGTCGGTGAACAAGGGCTGGGTGACGGGCAAGGTGCCCAACAACTTCGGGATCGGCGGCACCGACCTCGGCATCATGTGGGACGGCGGAATCCGGCTCGGGGAACGCTTCGTCCACGTCGCCTTCGGAGACACCTTCGCCAACGCCAACATGACCGGCGACTGGCGGTCCAACGTGCTGCTGATCAGCACCGACAACGATCTGACCAACGGCCTGCAACTCGTGCAGACCGGATACGCCGGACGCTTCATCGGCCCCTTCAAGGGCCGGCTCGGGTTGTTCGGCTCGGAGGTCACCCAGATCCCCACCTCGGGCATCCAGATCGACGGCAAGCAGTTCGTCAACTTCATGTCCGTCAAGTCCTGGGACACCCCGGGCCGCTGGACCACCAACTACTCGGCGATCTCGATTTACGACCAGTCCCAGGACAAGTGGGTGTTGGCGCCGTCGACGATCCGCTCCGCGGGATGGTTCCGGTCGAGCACGCGGTACGTGGCGGGCAGCCAGAACTTCCAGCAGGCGGCATACGTCCTGCAACCCGAGGATCAGGTCGGTGAGGACGGCGTCCGCTACCTCTACGCGTTCGGCACGCCGTCGGGGCGGGCCGGATCGGCCTACGTCTCCCGCGTCGCCGAGGGTTCGGTGACCGACCTGTCGAAGTACGAGTACTGGGACGGTTCGAAGTGGGTCCGCAACCGGCCTGCGGTCGCCGCGCCGATCATCGGTGATTCGAAGCGGTCCACGGGCCTGTTCGGCTTCGTCGTCGACTGGGCCAACGACCCCAAGGTGTTCGGCGGCTATCTCGGCGGGCTGTTCGGCGCCAAGACCGGCGGCAACGTCAGCGAGATGTCGGTGCAGTACAACGAGTACCTGGGCAAGTACGTCGTGCTCTACGGCGACGGCAACAACAACATCCGTCTGCGCACCGCGGACACCCCGGAGGGCCCGTGGTCGGCGCCGGTCACCGTCGCGACCTCGAAGCAGTACCCGGGTCTGTATGCGCCGATGATCCATCCGTGGTCTGGGACCGGCGATCTCAAGGACGAGAACGACGAGCCCGACCTGAACAACCTCTACTGGAACATGTCGCTGTGGGGTGACTACAACGTCGTGCTGATGCAGACCGACCTGTCGCCGCTGAAGGCCGTCTACGTCTGA
- a CDS encoding TetR/AcrR family transcriptional regulator, with protein sequence MAVPKGVETDADASMAPPRGRRRDPRTQQDILSATRRLLVRDGYDQVSVDAVAREAGVSRPTVYRRWPSKAHVVFDAAFQVNGSSEIATGTGDFTADLRRFLRSVVEFWREPVVYAATLGILAERHRSPELRIRAQQLLDEATRTRFTALVRDGIAQGAVAADMDADSLYDTVIGSTFYAVYVRDVTDGADLQAYLTHLCSLATQGAADRDENR encoded by the coding sequence GTGGCAGTCCCGAAGGGCGTGGAAACCGATGCCGATGCGTCGATGGCCCCGCCGCGCGGGCGACGCCGTGACCCGCGCACGCAACAGGACATCCTCTCGGCCACGCGGCGGCTGCTCGTCCGTGACGGCTACGACCAGGTGTCCGTCGATGCGGTGGCGCGCGAAGCCGGGGTGAGCCGACCCACCGTCTACCGCCGTTGGCCGTCGAAGGCCCACGTGGTCTTCGATGCCGCGTTCCAGGTGAACGGGTCGAGCGAAATCGCCACCGGCACCGGTGATTTCACCGCCGATCTTCGCAGGTTCCTGCGATCGGTGGTCGAGTTCTGGCGCGAACCCGTGGTGTACGCCGCCACCCTGGGCATCCTCGCGGAACGCCACCGCTCTCCCGAATTGCGCATCCGCGCCCAGCAGTTGCTCGACGAAGCGACCAGGACCCGCTTCACCGCACTGGTCCGCGACGGCATCGCACAGGGCGCCGTGGCCGCCGACATGGACGCGGACTCGTTGTACGACACCGTGATCGGCAGCACCTTCTACGCGGTGTACGTCCGGGATGTCACCGACGGTGCCGACCTCCAGGCCTACCTCACCCACCTCTGCTCCCTCGCCACCCAGGGGGCAGCCGACAGAGACGAGAACCGATGA